The Salvia miltiorrhiza cultivar Shanhuang (shh) chromosome 2, IMPLAD_Smil_shh, whole genome shotgun sequence DNA window CCCCACCCACCACACGTCACCAGACGCAGGCACCGCCACCTCTCCTCCGAAAATCAAACGACGATGGTGGTCTGTTGACTATCGACGCCGAAAAACGAAGTTTGAGGGCGAGGGACGAGGGGCATCAGAGGCGGCTGTTGATTTTCTTCGCGTCGCCCGTCTGTGTGTGTGCGTtgggagatgagagaggagagagagcgAGGCGGCGGCCGTGGCTGACAGCGGCGCCAGTCGCAGGGAGAAGTCCCCTAGTTTCTATTTGTTAAATCGTCGCGCCGCCGCCCTGAAATTTCCAGTGGATTCGACGACTTCTGTTAAATCGCCGCCGCGGGGAGAAAAGCCCTGGAATATCTGTTAAATCATCGCCTCCGCGTTCTTTAATTCTGCGCACTGCCGCGTTCTTTAATTTCGCTGCACTTTCTTTCTGCGTGCGTTCTTGGTGTGTAGTTGATTCTTGGGAATGTCTAAAAAGAAATTTGAGATTGTGTTTAGGCTGACGTCACTGCCGAGCCCTGGAGCTCGTCCGCCGCGCTGTCGAGGTCGGGAGGAGGAGGGGCGCCGAGGTGGGGAAGGGGAGGGAGGCAGCGAGGTGGGAAGAGGGAGGGGCACCGAGGcggggaaggggaaggggaggggGCGGGGGGCAGCGGGCGCCGTCGCCGGCAGCTGAGGGTGGCGGCGGTGGGTGGGGGAGGGGAGATTAGGGTTTGGGGTGGGGGagattggggaagatgatgatgtatgttttttgtttgtttttttaattattttttttccacatgtcaataATAAGCTTAGGTGTCAATTCCCGGCTGTCACAGTGTTAATTCCAGCTGCCACATAGTCAATTCCGGCGCCGGCGTGAAAAAAAACCGATCATCGGAAAAAAACCAGACAAAAaggaaaggttatgtatttagaaGCGAATTTTTCAAattaggtgcaaaaaccaattccgtgtatacgttatggatttacaggcaattaaccctaattatatttttgaatagtatcaattatacacagtgtcatttatacgcaatgtcatttgtatagcagaatagtgtcaattacagaccgtatcatttgtataacttaATAGTATCATTTACGCGGTTCGAGTCAGGATTTGGATCAGAATGCGAGTCTAGGTCTGGATGCGAGTGCCACCCATAGGTTATCAACTTTGCCATTCTtcatttttcgatttttttgtaaaattgaaTCTGCAATTATTTAAGGTTCATTTCACTAAATTTCTATCATATTACTTTCTAGTTAAatttaaatctatataatatataaaaaatgagttTTTTCCTTCCAACTTTTCCCTCcattcttctctcttctttcattaattttttttttctcactatttttctctttatttttttctttaatttttttataaacatcaccaaaattaattcatgaaaaaaaatacttaatatactactccttccgtctcacgaatcttgacatatttctaaataaggtaataattattaccttctcttttttactttatcacttttattattttctctctcctactttatcatttttattacattctttctcctatactttattaactacacacttaaaacactaatctacaactccttaattcccgtgtcgaaaccaaacgtgtcaagatttgtgggacggagggagtacatcttaaatttaagttcgtgaaaaaatctttaatatgatataaaaaaatcatcaaaaataaatttaaaatgaataaatcatgaaaaattaaagttaaaaatattttattttttctctcttcattaacattttacaactttttatttatatttgtgtatgaaaatattgatttatttattatgatgacgCTTAatactcaataataataataatgagaataataatgtgtaatgtcaattttcattatcaaattaCAATTAACGGTActttatacaaaattaaaaatatacgtttcaaattcaagattttattgagcaattaatgtggattattttattttattttgttataaaacatatttttcatttgtttatatttaaatttatattttttttatttaaatatgtcatttaatttcgatgttcgtcgtgcattgCACGAATGGACgttctaatttattttaaatattagcTTTTATGTTTTTGTTTCAGAAAATTCTTAATCACTACATATACATTCAAAATCATAACCCCTTCATCGATCATgtgttaaagaaaaaaaaataaaaatttacccttttttGTTTTAGAAAATTCTTAGTcactgcatatatatatatgcaaaatCATACCCCTTCATCGATCATatgttaaaagaaaaaataaaactttacccttttttgtttcaaaaaatTCTTAATCACTACATATGCATGCAAAATCATATCCCGTttgttttcataaaatatagaGTCAATAGATGAAAGTTAATACCCATTTTTTATGTTAAAGGATTAAACTGCccctaagattaaaatttaaaaaattacccACACAAAATCCCATCTTTCCCCTCTTGGTCTCTCTCTCATTTTGTACTCTCTCTCTCCGACCAATTGCTGCACGACGGATACGGCGCCGCCGAGGATGTAGATCTCACGGCGGCCGAGAGGAAGGATGAACCTTGTTAACTTCGGTGTACATCGCAACTCTCTGCAAACTCAAAACCTAATTTGCTACTTCAAATCCGCCACATCATGTTCAGCAACCACGATTCTAGACTCCACGACGCCGGCTCTTACCAACAGCGCCGAGTGCATGTTTTCATGTTTAAAGATTTAATTTTCTTTAGGGCTCGTATGCTGAAATTATGGAGTGATGAAAAGTAGTGGTACGATTTTAAgcgttttttgtttttttgaacATATTGATTTTCGAGTTTGTTATAGTTGCTGACAGCTTACCTTTTATTGGCTATGTTCTGTTTTCTTAATTTGGTTTTATTGAATGATTTCAGACTGGAAATATGTTTAGGGATTTAAATTagtgtaattattttttcttaatttggCTTTTGTTGCTAATTAATTGTGCTCTTTTTCTCTGAGAGAGAGGTTTGGAGATTAGGATTGAACattgattaatgttcttgatTCACAATTATGAATTTACAACTTGATATTCTTAAATTCATAATCAGATCTATGCATTCACAACTAAATattattgaattcacaaccagatctattaattcacaaccaactctattactggttgtgaattcaaaatttaaaatttgaattcacaattagttGTTTTagttctggttgtgaattcaaattcacaactacttgaattcacaaccaaaacaaatcctggttgtgaattcgagttttaaagctcgaatttaCAGCTAGTTgctttgattgtgaattcgagaattcacaaccagtttgatgaattcacggctgaattgctagtgttagttgtgaattagagttttaaatctcgaattcacaaccaactctattgctagttgtgaatacacaactaatgtttttagttatgaattcaaactttaaaactcaaattcacaaccaaaataaattctggttgtgaattcacaatcaaaaaattctgattgtgaattccaCTAGGTTGTGAAATgcgaaaaaaatttaaagggtGGTGTTTgaaggggtaaaatggtaaatttgggtattttttaaaaattttatcttagtgagtaatttttaagtttactaaaagaaataggctattttcaaaatccactccaaaatatattcaatttgtcattttcgtccattctcataaaatatattcaatttatttttgataaatttttcCCTCATAATAAAGTGATACCCTTACTTTACTTATAATTcattcaatcactttattaaaacatgtatcATTTAAAAgtgaatacattttatgaggacgaaGAAAGTACAATTTTAGCAaattttggaaacaaaaaacTGGTAACATTTTAGATATCCTGAACATGTGGTGATCATTTGTTGATGCTAAAATGTTGTACAATGATACAATAGAGAACCatgatataaaattatgaaactGCACAAGTAATTTTTAACTAGATTATAACTTCTTCAAATTCAATTTCAGCTGATTATCAAACAAGATCATATACAAAAGCTTTTATTTTAACACAAactttaaaacaaattaaaacgAGAAATCCCCAACACACTCCGACAAACAAATGTGTTTTGAGTGTGTACTTGATTCATTTACATCCCTAACTGCCGTCTTGGGGCAGAGAGACAAGTGAAGTTTCTAGTAAAATACAAAATTTCTTCACGTGTTTGTTTATCCCTCATCTGCAGATTACAACAACCTAACACTAATGGCTGTCAGGGACCATTATGCTACAATGTTATTCAACTATATGCTACATTTATTGGGAAAAAAATGCTTAAGTTTCAGCATAACCAAAATCTAACCTAAAATGATGTCATTTTGAAGGTTGTGCTGGAGCATCCTTTGCCTCCTGCTTCGACCCGGAAACTGCAGCGGTCGCTGCGGCACTCACGGCAGCAGCCGCGGCGCCTAGCTTCACTCCACCAGCAGCTTTCATCGCTCCTCCAATTTTAGCAAACGCTGCTATTCCTCCTACAAGTATAGCTCGCAATGCAACTGTTGGTTTCACCGACATGATATCTGTGATGAAGACCTTAAAATCAATTAGCTGAATGAATTTACGAACACAATAGAGAAAAATTGTGGGCAAGAAGAATGTTGAGCGTGGACAGAAAAAGATCATAATGGCAGTATCTCAGGGGCAATATATCCAAATTTTCATGGTagcaattaattttattatatccATCAAGGGGGCGTTTAATTTAGATAATAGATTAGACTGACAATATATATGAtagaatttttgaaaaaattaggCGAACAAACAAGctcaaatttatttaaatcagTTAAAGAATGTGGTGGATAAGCCTGTATAATTTTATCTATCTAAGCTATCACCTAAATTAAAATCCCCATAAATCTAGAGTTATTTTCTACAAATGTGCATGAATATAAATTAAGGAAGCATAAAAACACAGGTCTATACACTTCAGAGGCCAGCACAATGAATTTCACAAAGATGTAAATTCTAGCTTTAAGCCGAAATGTCAATCAAAATATACAAAATGTTTAACAATGCAGGTTTAGCATATAACACCGGATCAGGCTCTGTTTACCACACAACAGAACTTAATTAGCTCGTAATATGTTGGATAATCAGGATGTAAGATGGAAGCCAGCTACATACAGATTCATTTACTTCAACATTAAAAGATTTCATACGAGCAATAAGAATCAGGTTTAGCATATAACACCTCAGGTAACTTAGCAGGAGCCTTTGTTCCGACAAAGAATATATAAGGATCAATTTTCAAAGAGGATAAGTTATTCTTAAGGGCTTGATCTTTACTATTTAATCTGATGATGCAAAGCTTGCTTTGACCGGTACTTGCCTCTCATATTCGGGTTCAACCGTTCAACACTTCAACATATGTAAATAGGATTCATCTACACTCTTCAAGGGGTCACAACGAGCTACATGCCACTTCCACCCTCTGATGCCATACTGTCCTAATCCCAACTACAGATAACATTTATACGGAAAAACCAAGCATCTACTCACCCAAATGAAGTTTCTAATCTACCTCCAACATTAAAACATAGCTTCCACTCATCCATACAAAGAACCAAACCTATCTTCTTCCAAAATTAGTTTATTTCCCAACTCCACTTGATCCAATCAAGTACATTACTGTTTTCTGCATACGCAAATAAGCAAGTACAAACTCCGAATCCCTTACTCTTGCAAGCATTCGATTTCTCTCACTAATGATCTCCTCCAAGTGGACACAATTGTATAGACTTGCAATGCAATCATTCTGTAAAAAAAAGATAGAATTTTGTAGTATTTCAACCCACCAGTTACAGACCTTCACCTTCAtttcaaagcttcaatcagaggGCAGAAACCTAACCAAATTAACCCTACAAATTCACAGCAGGATTCTATAAATTGAAATGCTTTTGAAATTAAACTCGAATACAAACTCGAAAGGTTACAGCAtcaaattaacccaaaaaaatttACAGCATGATTCTATAAATTGAAATGCTTTTAAAATTCAACTCCAATACAAACTCAAAAGATTACAGCATTCAATTTCTAACTAACCAATCAACATCATATCAAAATCTGGCTTTACAAATCAGattcaagaaaataaaagtagGCTGGTCCTAAAGCatccaaaaatccccaaaataaaaatatcagaAATAACGAAAATTCGCATATAATGCGCGCGCGCGGGGCGTACATACACATACGGACCAATTCATGATTGGAAGATCAATGAGAAAAACATTTACATTGAACACATTAAAAAAGCTGAAAAATCATAGACTATTCAAACCAATAGACAACCAAAAATTAAGCAAGATAACGAAGAATACTCAGCGCATCTAACCTGAATTTAAAAACTTGAAAATCTCGTCAACGGAGTTTCGCCTTTGAGCTTCTCTTCAGCTCATTCCTCTATATATGCGCTCGTATCTCCATTTCCTAATTTTCTGCCTGGAATCGAGCTGGGACGACGACGTCTGGTCTATTGGGCTTGTTTAGTTGGGCTCATACTTGGAAAAACTAGTATGGTCCATACTTGGGCCTTCCTTATTTACCTTTTATGTActcctattattttttttacttcatcaaacaaaaatatatatactaatactTCTattatactcactccgtcccacgaatcttaacaCGCTTGGTTTCATCACAAGAAAGtaagagttgtagattagtattttaataaagtataaaagtgataaagtaaagAGAAAGTGACAAAGTAGGAGATTGAGAAACGTGATAATAGTAGGAGAAATATGACGCCCCCTCCCAGTGATTTCTTGTTGTCGAGAGATGAAGATAATAAGCTGTGATGGAATTAAACTATATTAGAGAGAACGTGTTGGCCAAAAAATGATCAGTTGGTTAGGACGCCCAAAAGAAAAATACGTCGTTTGGGAGGTACTATATTTATAACGTGTTGAGATCGGACGCCAAAAAATCGTGAATATCGTGAGACGGAGGGTATCATTTAATAAGAAAATCAAACATAATCATGCCATAGTTAtctaaaaataatttgattaaagttggccaaattattttttttttttctttttattgaatataatacttgtacaaattaaatttctttgaatttgtttATGTCACttattcaaaaattaataaattatgtgTTTTTTTGATTGTCATAGCACCACTAATTTTGCAACTAATAGTTGGCTAAATAAATATTAGTTTGATTTGTCAAACAcactatttattaaaaaaaatgctttaCCTGGAATTACAATTATAAGTTTCCTATATTTTTTGTCGATCAAGAATATTTCTATCATCGTcgattcatcatcatcatcttatAATTATTCTCAATAAGTTTCCAACAATAATTATGTTTCGTTacttttcaaattatttttaatattaaaattaagttcGGGacatatgtatgtatataaattttaaatatattttgttgattgtatagtttaattttctgctttgaatttaatttataatatttgttattatagaattttttgttaatgtctatatataacaatttttaataaattttaaacgaATTTTGTagattgtataatttaatgtttatatataacaatttatatttgtttattagaTATTTTATAAACTAAGACTGGTTGGGGACAAGTTTTAGATTATAACTAAATGAATTCAAATATTAATCGACATGTTTACGTGAAATTTACCTAATTTTTAATTCTCTTattaatttttctatttataactaattttaattttggagTATTCATATTTTAGTTGAGACGaataaatgataattatagcaaattatatttataaagttAAATATATTTTGGTGATTGTTGGATATATAATACAATTGGTGATTTAAACTTTTCCTTAGTTTTGAGTTCGTATGTAGCATCTCATATGTGctctatttatatttatttttaaaaaaatctcattATGTGCATTTCTAACTCATATAATacgtcactacaaaaaaaaaaaaatcatataataagtaaATGTACCATATGAATCCTATCCTAAGTGCAATTTTGTAGATTTTCGATTACTATTATTCTAACATCTTTAGTCACACATTGAAGTTATAGTAATCCTATATGGCATGATAATTTTTTGCTTCTAAATTTTACTCTGAATCTCTGTTTGATTTTTCACGTACTTCAATTTCATGAAATCAAAACCCAAAATAATCTATTCTACACGTTTGGGTAATTAACCAAATTTGGAAGGACCACGAATATATACATTTTAAACGGACTCGAGCCTTTATGGACAGTGGACACTATAtgtgattttgttttttttttttcatttttaagtattttgttatttatattatttaaatacaagTATATACATTATGGACGATACAAATATTTATTAGCATGTCATCGTgaaattttcttattattaatattttgtcATCATACAATTTAgtattaatatttacttttaatcttttattattaataCTAATTTGCATctattttgtattattttattattatatatttactctgTAATGTTTCACTTTATTGAGATGgataacaaaatattataaaacttacttttaaaaattcaaacaaattcaaATAGTCAACTAGTATATTTATTGTCCAAGTTTGAGATGAGAATGAGTAATTAGCGGATATTACTATATAAGTACGAGACAAGAAAGGGTagcaaaattatttttaaaatgaggTTTGAACATTGATAGAAGTGCCTAAGTGGttttttctttgacttttaatcttttgttatttattatatttacaaTATATTGATATTTACTTTATAATGTTTAGGTTTTTATTGTGATAGATAtccaattattataataaattatatttataaggtTAAACGGATTGTGTAATTATTGAATATTGTTATACATTTTCGAACTATAAATGACTAATGAGTAATAAAATCGCTTTTTAAATACATTTGGGATGAGTACAAGTACATAAATATTAGACAGATTCAGGTGATTGAACTGTATTTCATCATCTCTACCATAATCAACGAttttaaataactaaacttaatcaaatataaagttaaatttataatatttataaataatactccctccgtccacgaaatgagtactcatatttccttttttgtccgtccacgaaatgagtacccatttccctttttggcaagtgtaccccacacatctctttaattaatacactcaaaaagtgggacccttaaactattcacactacactccatacatttcttaaaacccgtgccgtccacaaatgggtactcatttcgtggacggagggagtaatataaaatttaatgagTTACACACAAATTACtcataaatcataatttaatcACATTTGAGCTTGATAAGATCCATTTATATTTACACACGCGCATACACACATTCCAAATAGTTTTCGGATTGAGACATTTAATTATAGTACTATTAAATTACATAGAAAATTCAAACTAGCTTTTCCTCTCGACCTTTGAGTTCTTTGACTATATTGACTTCTAATCACGAGAAAATAAAGGAGAGGAACGCAAAAAATGAAGTCAAGCCTCAATTCAATCAAGAAACATAAATTCCCCTATCCTCATTCCCAcccccgccgccgccggagcCGCTCCCGCCACCGATATTTCACACACCACACACACTACACAATCTTATAAATAATCCGACATGCAATCCAACAACATTTTCATGAACAGCAAAAGGATC harbors:
- the LOC131013154 gene encoding uncharacterized protein LOC131013154, producing MSVKPTVALRAILVGGIAAFAKIGGAMKAAGGVKLGAAAAAVSAAATAAVSGSKQEAKDAPAQPSK